The following are from one region of the Polyangiaceae bacterium genome:
- a CDS encoding sigma 54-dependent Fis family transcriptional regulator yields the protein MTDAGDRPTLSGVQFHTVRQLARAVAIPRLELAVERESGKASDRSVVLEGDELRLGSHPSNDLVINDPKVSRFHCRLSRGGSGWSLADNGSLNGTLLDGLRVRDADLPRPTCRLALGDSMVRVRELGSEAVEEVPTWSSFGELYGESVAMRQLFGVLDRVAKSDSTLLIEGESGTGKELAATEIARRGPRADAPFIIVDCSAISPNLIESELFGHTRGAFTGADKNRVGAFEAANGGTIFLDEVGEMPLDMQPKLLRALEAREIRRTGENEPRKIDVRVIAATNRRLEREVNRGRFREDLYFRLGVVTVRMPPLRKRLEDLGILIQVILRSLNAEEASHLFTPDVVADMESHDWPGNVRELRNYVERTVVLEQAAPASTPRSLESVLPPQPGRHSPAAAPAVDLEVPFKVAKDTVIGDFEQRYLKALLDWSGGNVSKAARRAKMDRMYLYRLLQRYELRGGSRIED from the coding sequence ATGACCGACGCGGGCGACCGACCGACCCTGAGCGGCGTTCAGTTCCACACCGTCCGGCAGCTCGCCCGCGCGGTGGCCATCCCCCGCCTCGAGCTGGCGGTCGAGCGGGAGTCGGGCAAGGCGAGCGATCGCAGCGTGGTGCTCGAGGGGGACGAGCTGCGCCTCGGCAGTCACCCGAGCAACGACCTCGTGATCAACGACCCCAAGGTCAGCCGGTTTCACTGTCGCCTGAGCCGCGGTGGCTCCGGTTGGTCGCTCGCAGACAACGGCTCGCTCAACGGCACGCTGCTCGACGGCCTCCGCGTGCGGGACGCCGACCTGCCGCGGCCGACCTGCCGCCTGGCGCTTGGCGATTCCATGGTGCGGGTCCGCGAGCTCGGCTCCGAGGCCGTGGAAGAGGTGCCCACCTGGTCGAGCTTCGGTGAGCTGTACGGCGAGTCCGTCGCCATGCGCCAGCTGTTCGGCGTGCTCGACCGCGTGGCAAAAAGCGACTCCACCTTGCTCATCGAGGGAGAGAGCGGCACCGGCAAGGAGCTGGCGGCCACCGAGATCGCTCGGCGGGGACCGCGCGCCGACGCGCCCTTCATCATCGTGGATTGCTCGGCCATCTCGCCGAACCTGATCGAGAGCGAGCTGTTCGGCCACACCCGAGGAGCGTTCACGGGCGCCGACAAGAACCGCGTGGGCGCCTTCGAGGCAGCCAACGGCGGAACCATCTTCCTCGACGAGGTCGGGGAGATGCCGCTGGACATGCAGCCCAAGCTGCTACGAGCGTTGGAGGCCCGAGAAATACGCCGCACCGGCGAAAATGAGCCGCGCAAGATCGACGTGCGCGTGATCGCCGCCACCAACCGCCGCCTCGAACGGGAGGTGAACCGCGGGCGCTTCCGCGAGGACCTGTACTTCCGCCTCGGCGTCGTCACCGTGCGCATGCCGCCCCTGCGCAAGCGGCTGGAGGATCTCGGCATCTTGATCCAGGTGATCCTGCGGTCGCTGAACGCGGAAGAAGCCAGCCACCTGTTCACGCCCGACGTGGTCGCGGACATGGAATCCCACGACTGGCCGGGCAACGTCCGCGAGCTCCGGAACTACGTGGAGCGCACCGTGGTCCTCGAGCAGGCCGCCCCCGCGTCCACGCCGCGCTCCCTCGAGTCCGTGCTGCCTCCCCAGCCGGGCCGCCACTCGCCGGCCGCTGCCCCCGCCGTCGACCTGGAAGTGCCCTTCAAGGTCGCCAAGGACACCGTGATCGGCGACTTCGAGCAGCGCTACCTCAAGGCTCTTTTGGACTGGTCCGGCGGCAACGTCAGCAAGGCGGCGCGCAGAGCCAAGATGGACCGCATGTACTTGTACCGCTTGCTGCAGCGCTACGAGCTCCGGGGCGGCTCTCGCATCGAAGACTGA
- a CDS encoding serine/threonine protein kinase: MLRIPPEDDLLHTLEGRKVRARAQPDVSFRIDRAIGAGSYAVAFFALRRAPDGESPAVLKFVRPALMRRNGEMALLAVEKETVALSRLNERVPPTPFVVRLLANDAIDIEQGGLTFRLPWLALEYVHGGAEGTTLEERIDFSVEQTGYAFDMDRAALALTCLATGLEAIHEVGVVHRDLSPHNVLCCGFGNGEIFKIADFGIARPQGQVGTFIGLPGGTPGYTAPEQVRRSGEPAGPESDIFSLAAVTFKLLTGEEMFRAKSTVDTALLAHEKPRRSITECKALCPELVERPAECAIIDRILARGTAADPRHRPPSAWEFAAGVLRALRSGARRSRPPRRRLESITDYSAPRRFGWGWHVRHQPGDQRVLRSIAWDGDGRCLAAASRGLAFWNGTGWGEAPVRGFPHPYGVRFAERVGAGLYLVGGDGATIAHYSPEGFSSILRAEDSAVSFTHASGELEDLAVLVGERGSEAPLLFGLAARRWMKPASLSKASSVTGIARLEDERWLISGRSRAGAGFAAIYSPLMFEVERLAADDTECYMSCAAQQDLGLGVVVGSSGRVLIVRNKELEHLVVPGEPDLTAVAVDVTGRTWAASAGALWLHDTAQADPFTLVWKQEEWNVPFVSIFADVGRVIATTIDGAVVEGRWEPTTG, encoded by the coding sequence ATGCTTCGCATCCCGCCGGAAGACGATCTGCTGCACACGCTCGAGGGGCGCAAGGTGCGCGCGCGCGCCCAGCCCGACGTGAGCTTTCGTATCGATCGCGCCATTGGTGCGGGCAGCTATGCGGTCGCGTTCTTCGCGCTTCGACGAGCGCCGGACGGAGAGTCTCCCGCGGTGCTCAAGTTCGTGCGTCCGGCGCTCATGCGTCGCAACGGCGAGATGGCGCTGCTCGCGGTGGAGAAGGAAACCGTCGCCCTCAGCCGGCTGAACGAGCGCGTGCCGCCCACGCCGTTCGTGGTGCGGCTGCTCGCCAACGACGCCATCGACATCGAGCAGGGCGGTCTCACCTTTCGCTTGCCGTGGCTGGCGCTCGAGTACGTCCATGGCGGAGCGGAGGGCACCACGCTGGAGGAGCGCATCGACTTCAGCGTGGAGCAGACGGGCTACGCCTTCGACATGGATCGCGCGGCGCTGGCCCTCACGTGCCTCGCCACGGGGCTGGAGGCGATCCACGAAGTCGGCGTGGTGCACCGGGATCTTTCGCCCCACAACGTGCTCTGCTGCGGCTTCGGCAACGGGGAAATCTTCAAGATCGCCGATTTCGGCATCGCGCGGCCGCAAGGGCAGGTGGGCACCTTCATCGGCTTGCCCGGGGGGACGCCTGGCTACACGGCGCCGGAGCAAGTGCGGCGCAGCGGCGAGCCAGCGGGGCCCGAGAGCGACATCTTCAGTCTCGCGGCGGTCACCTTCAAGCTGCTGACCGGCGAGGAAATGTTCCGAGCCAAGAGCACGGTGGACACCGCGCTCCTGGCTCACGAGAAGCCGCGGCGCAGCATCACCGAGTGCAAGGCGCTGTGCCCGGAGCTCGTGGAGCGACCGGCGGAGTGCGCGATCATCGATCGCATCTTGGCGCGGGGAACCGCCGCCGACCCGCGGCACCGGCCGCCTTCGGCCTGGGAGTTCGCCGCCGGCGTGCTGCGTGCGCTGAGGTCCGGCGCACGCCGCTCGCGGCCGCCGCGGCGGCGCTTGGAGAGCATCACGGACTACTCTGCCCCTCGGCGTTTCGGCTGGGGCTGGCACGTGCGCCACCAACCCGGGGACCAGCGGGTGCTCCGCAGCATCGCTTGGGACGGTGACGGTCGCTGCCTCGCGGCGGCGAGCCGCGGCTTGGCATTCTGGAACGGAACCGGGTGGGGCGAGGCGCCGGTACGGGGTTTTCCGCATCCCTATGGCGTGCGTTTCGCCGAGCGCGTGGGCGCAGGCCTGTATCTGGTGGGAGGGGACGGCGCCACCATCGCGCACTACTCGCCGGAGGGGTTCTCCAGCATTTTGCGGGCGGAGGACTCCGCCGTGTCCTTCACCCACGCGAGCGGCGAGCTCGAGGATCTCGCCGTGCTCGTCGGCGAGCGCGGCAGCGAAGCCCCGCTCTTGTTCGGTCTCGCGGCCCGGCGTTGGATGAAGCCCGCCTCGCTGTCGAAGGCCTCCAGCGTCACCGGCATCGCGCGTCTGGAGGACGAACGCTGGCTGATCAGCGGACGTTCGCGCGCGGGGGCCGGCTTTGCCGCGATCTACAGCCCACTCATGTTCGAAGTCGAGCGCCTCGCCGCGGACGACACCGAGTGTTACATGAGCTGCGCAGCGCAGCAGGATCTCGGGCTCGGCGTGGTGGTGGGCTCGTCGGGGCGGGTGCTCATCGTGCGCAACAAGGAGCTCGAGCACCTGGTGGTGCCCGGTGAGCCGGATCTCACCGCCGTGGCGGTGGACGTGACGGGGCGTACCTGGGCCGCCAGCGCCGGTGCCCTGTGGCTGCACGACACCGCCCAGGCCGACCCCTTCACGCTGGTGTGGAAGCAGGAGGAGTGGAACGTCCCCTTCGTGAGCATTTTCGCCGACGTGGGCCGCGTGATCGCCACCACCATCGACGGGGCGGTGGTCGAGGGGCGCTGGGAGCCGACCACGGGATAG
- a CDS encoding ATP-binding cassette domain-containing protein yields MSVLAFESVRKTYGTKVALHGLSFEVNPGEVFGLLGPNGAGKTTALRVLMDIVRADSGKVTLFGQRLTRDALDRVGYLPEERGLYAKQKVVDVMAYFGALKGLRDIEQRARARLWLDKVGLRDHETSSVEQLSKGMSQKVQIAATLQTEPELCILDEPFSGLDPVNSALIRSLIAEVKASGRTTILSTHQMSMVETLCDRVAMLSSGRLVEYGSVSDVRHKHSLPEVRLELDQPLPELPGVERAVSEGATSYRLLLSEHTDAQQVLAELVKRNVGVRHFERVLAPMEDIFIRVVTEQTS; encoded by the coding sequence ATGAGCGTGCTTGCTTTCGAGAGCGTCAGAAAGACGTACGGCACCAAAGTCGCCCTGCACGGCCTCTCCTTCGAGGTGAACCCCGGTGAGGTGTTCGGCTTGCTGGGGCCGAACGGAGCGGGCAAGACCACCGCGCTCCGCGTCTTGATGGACATCGTTCGGGCGGACTCCGGCAAGGTCACCCTGTTCGGGCAACGGCTGACGCGCGACGCGCTCGACCGCGTGGGCTATCTACCGGAAGAGCGGGGCCTGTACGCCAAGCAGAAGGTCGTCGACGTGATGGCCTACTTCGGTGCGCTCAAGGGACTGCGCGACATCGAGCAGCGGGCGCGAGCCCGGCTCTGGCTCGACAAGGTCGGGCTGCGCGACCACGAAACCAGCAGCGTGGAGCAGCTGAGCAAGGGAATGAGCCAGAAGGTGCAGATTGCCGCCACGCTCCAGACGGAGCCGGAGCTCTGCATCCTGGACGAGCCCTTTTCCGGTCTCGATCCGGTCAACAGCGCGCTGATCCGGAGCTTGATAGCCGAGGTCAAGGCATCCGGGCGCACCACCATCCTCTCCACCCACCAGATGAGCATGGTGGAGACGCTCTGCGATCGCGTGGCCATGCTCTCCTCCGGGCGTCTGGTGGAATACGGCTCCGTCAGCGACGTGCGTCACAAGCACTCGCTGCCCGAGGTGCGCCTCGAGCTCGACCAGCCCTTGCCGGAGCTGCCGGGAGTGGAGCGGGCCGTGAGCGAGGGAGCCACGAGCTACCGGCTGCTGCTCTCGGAGCACACGGACGCCCAGCAAGTGCTGGCGGAGCTGGTCAAGCGCAACGTGGGGGTGCGCCACTTCGAACGGGTGCTGGCGCCCATGGAGGACATCTTCATTCGCGTGGTGACGGAGCAGACTTCGTGA
- a CDS encoding carbon-nitrogen hydrolase family protein, with protein MPRIRVASLQYFIRPVDTFEEFEAQVTGLVDTAQDYKCRLLVFPEYFTLQLLTLNDLRMPIDQQVRHLARYEERIVEMFRKLAKKSGLYIVGGSLPAVDPPDLETVYNECYLYAPDGDYEVQGKLHMTRFEREEWFVSPHKRLRVFDTDIGKMAITICYDVEFPELARAAAREGAYILVVPSCTDDRQGYLRVRYCAQARAIENQMYVMHACTVGSLPMLPAVSLNYGQASILTPSDFAFARDGILAEGVPNQESMVIAELDMDLIHEARNAGTVLPLRDSATTAEVSSTLEVVKL; from the coding sequence ATGCCCCGCATCCGCGTCGCTTCGCTGCAGTACTTCATCCGTCCGGTCGACACCTTCGAAGAGTTCGAGGCGCAAGTCACCGGGCTGGTCGACACCGCCCAGGACTACAAGTGCCGGCTGTTGGTGTTCCCGGAGTACTTCACGCTGCAGCTCTTGACGCTGAACGACCTGCGCATGCCAATCGATCAGCAGGTGCGCCACCTCGCCCGCTACGAAGAGCGCATCGTCGAGATGTTCCGCAAGCTGGCGAAGAAGAGCGGGCTGTACATCGTGGGCGGCTCCCTGCCGGCGGTAGACCCGCCGGATCTCGAGACCGTATACAACGAGTGCTACCTGTACGCGCCGGACGGGGACTACGAGGTGCAGGGCAAGCTGCACATGACGCGTTTCGAGCGGGAGGAGTGGTTCGTCTCACCGCACAAGCGCCTGCGAGTGTTCGACACGGACATCGGAAAGATGGCCATCACCATCTGCTACGACGTCGAGTTCCCGGAGCTCGCTCGGGCAGCGGCCCGGGAGGGCGCCTACATCTTGGTGGTGCCCAGCTGTACCGACGACCGCCAGGGCTATTTGCGCGTGCGCTACTGCGCACAGGCCCGCGCCATCGAGAACCAGATGTACGTGATGCACGCCTGCACCGTGGGCAGCCTGCCGATGCTGCCTGCCGTGAGCTTGAACTACGGGCAGGCCTCCATCCTGACCCCGAGCGACTTCGCCTTCGCGCGGGACGGCATTTTGGCGGAGGGGGTACCGAATCAGGAGAGCATGGTCATCGCCGAGCTGGACATGGACCTGATCCACGAGGCGCGAAACGCGGGCACGGTGCTGCCGCTGCGGGATAGCGCTACCACGGCGGAAGTGAGCTCCACCTTGGAGGTCGTGAAGCTGTGA
- a CDS encoding ABC transporter permease has protein sequence MIRWPKARAVARFELLSTIRRTGYLVITLGMPIFAVMYAALALIPGYLVSRQAQHEKHYGLVDEAHVLGVKAGEDLTAEKVRFSVFETDPAARAALSRREIKGYYVLSADYVKSGVIRGNGPASASGDPWEVRSELSTVLRRHLLAGALTNDLRARVVDPIKKRETFRIHEDGRSEKERRDAFLGRLVLPIGFVLLLFSSILMSGSYLIQATATEKENKVIEVLLSSATADEIMTGKLLGLGGAGLIQVFTWLTMTLGVRVAVVSLLTPFDVRVPWQALALSPVLFLAAYAFLGSLMLGTGSFGGNVRESQQLGMLWGLLATVPLMFLPVILNEPHSIAARVLTWIPFSAPATLVFRMSLDPTGVPMWEIVGSIVLLLLSTVVALRIASRLFRVGLLSTGPRPPLREIIRQARSAP, from the coding sequence GTGATCCGCTGGCCCAAGGCACGCGCCGTCGCTCGCTTCGAGCTGCTCAGCACCATTCGGCGTACCGGATACCTGGTCATCACCTTGGGGATGCCGATCTTCGCCGTGATGTACGCGGCGCTGGCGCTGATACCGGGCTACTTGGTCAGTCGTCAGGCGCAGCACGAAAAGCATTACGGGTTGGTGGACGAAGCCCACGTGCTGGGCGTGAAGGCGGGGGAAGACCTGACCGCGGAGAAGGTGCGCTTCTCCGTGTTCGAGACGGATCCTGCAGCGCGGGCCGCGCTCTCGCGCCGGGAAATCAAGGGCTACTACGTGCTGTCGGCGGACTACGTGAAGAGCGGAGTGATTCGCGGCAACGGTCCTGCCAGCGCTTCCGGAGACCCTTGGGAAGTGCGCAGTGAGCTTTCCACCGTGCTGCGTCGGCATTTGCTGGCCGGAGCCCTCACCAACGACCTGCGCGCTCGGGTGGTGGATCCCATCAAGAAGCGGGAGACGTTTCGCATCCACGAAGATGGACGCTCAGAGAAGGAGCGGCGGGACGCGTTCCTGGGTCGGCTGGTGCTTCCCATCGGCTTCGTGCTCCTCTTGTTCTCGTCCATCTTGATGAGCGGCAGCTACCTGATCCAGGCCACGGCCACGGAGAAGGAGAACAAGGTCATCGAGGTGCTGCTTTCCTCCGCCACTGCGGACGAGATCATGACCGGCAAGCTCCTGGGCCTCGGCGGCGCGGGTCTGATCCAGGTGTTCACCTGGCTCACGATGACCCTGGGCGTACGCGTGGCCGTCGTCTCCCTGCTCACCCCGTTCGACGTACGCGTGCCTTGGCAAGCGCTGGCGCTGAGCCCGGTGCTGTTCCTCGCGGCCTACGCGTTCCTGGGCAGCTTGATGCTCGGCACCGGTTCCTTCGGAGGCAACGTGCGCGAGAGCCAACAGCTCGGCATGCTCTGGGGCTTGCTCGCCACGGTGCCTCTGATGTTCCTGCCCGTGATCCTCAACGAACCGCACAGCATTGCCGCGCGGGTGCTCACGTGGATCCCGTTTTCCGCCCCGGCCACGCTGGTGTTTCGCATGTCCCTCGATCCGACGGGTGTGCCCATGTGGGAGATCGTCGGTTCCATCGTGCTGCTGCTGTTGTCCACGGTGGTCGCCCTGCGCATCGCATCGCGACTCTTTCGCGTCGGGCTGCTTTCGACCGGGCCGCGCCCCCCACTGAGGGAAATTATCCGTCAAGCGCGCTCCGCGCCGTGA
- a CDS encoding response regulator, whose product MRTSQPPGQSGKRQARVAALSEVATICARAHSVRELSRPLASAARRALGARTFALALQSTDGEPWVTVSGADQYGLGIWATQALVRWSEELSEDSTATERLNQDAPPSVLAAPVIVRNRLRGVIAGRGFRAREPQDKAELVLATVARSLSIAIRALEAESATAVAEQGGAVIAAVLAANAESAADVLESLTHALAAHVVFSQLRLSLLDDSGARSELPASVRPGESGPPPSGEWPRAHEVALVSDGEEVGVLQVLSAGQPSAAERALLDALAPRLAEVLSGLPVRAERRDSERIRDQLMQSERLASVGQLAQGVAHEVNNPLSVIMSNLSLLLERTREGDAPTDEEVEDVLGESIEGVRRIASTVEHLRDFARGARSGSVDLDLNDVVRAAVSIVDGQIRYRAHLDLELGELPAVRGDHGKLVQLVTNLLLNAAQAFDESHQEQNRIRLRTRVEDGTVRLVIRDNGAGIPAAQLERIFEPFFTTKSSHSATGLGLAVSADIVRRHGGKITVKSREGLGSRFDVVLPTAPVAISSRPLTAPAQRPQFRARILLVDDDAAVLRSLGRVLSRRHDVVAVDGGAAALALLRRDSHFDVIVCDVMMPDVDGVAVFDALSEIAPELRRRTIFCTGGEFTARTKSFLAATDRTVLIKPVTTEALTSAIVDVLSRTQSMLPNTGNDP is encoded by the coding sequence GTGCGGACTTCCCAACCCCCCGGCCAATCCGGCAAACGGCAGGCGCGCGTCGCTGCCTTGTCGGAGGTGGCGACGATCTGCGCCCGAGCGCACAGCGTTCGGGAGCTGTCGCGACCCCTCGCGTCCGCCGCGCGCCGCGCGTTGGGCGCGCGTACGTTCGCGCTGGCGCTGCAGTCGACGGACGGGGAGCCGTGGGTCACCGTCAGCGGAGCGGATCAATACGGCTTGGGGATCTGGGCGACGCAGGCGTTGGTGCGCTGGTCCGAGGAGCTGTCCGAAGACTCGACGGCGACCGAGCGGCTGAACCAGGACGCGCCGCCTTCCGTGCTGGCGGCGCCGGTGATCGTGCGAAATCGTCTGCGGGGCGTGATCGCGGGGCGCGGATTCCGCGCGCGGGAGCCGCAAGACAAGGCGGAGCTGGTGCTGGCGACGGTGGCGCGCAGCTTGTCCATCGCGATCCGGGCGCTGGAGGCGGAGAGCGCCACGGCGGTGGCCGAACAGGGCGGCGCCGTGATCGCCGCGGTATTGGCGGCCAACGCGGAGAGCGCCGCTGACGTTCTGGAATCGCTGACCCACGCCCTCGCGGCTCACGTGGTGTTCTCCCAGCTGCGGCTCTCGCTGCTCGACGACAGCGGCGCTCGGAGCGAGCTTCCGGCCTCCGTGCGCCCGGGGGAGTCCGGGCCGCCGCCCAGCGGAGAGTGGCCGCGGGCCCACGAGGTAGCGCTCGTGTCCGATGGCGAGGAGGTCGGCGTGCTGCAGGTGCTCTCCGCCGGCCAGCCCAGCGCCGCGGAGCGTGCGCTCCTCGACGCACTGGCGCCTCGCCTGGCGGAAGTGCTTTCGGGGCTTCCGGTTCGGGCGGAGCGGCGGGACTCGGAACGCATTCGGGATCAGTTGATGCAGTCCGAGCGATTGGCGTCGGTGGGACAGTTGGCGCAAGGAGTCGCGCACGAGGTGAACAACCCCCTCAGCGTGATCATGAGCAACCTCTCACTGCTCCTGGAGCGCACCCGAGAGGGCGACGCACCCACGGACGAGGAGGTGGAAGACGTCTTGGGGGAGAGCATCGAAGGCGTTCGTCGCATCGCGTCCACCGTGGAGCACCTGAGGGACTTCGCACGGGGCGCACGGAGCGGGTCCGTCGACCTGGATCTGAACGACGTGGTGCGCGCTGCCGTCAGCATAGTGGACGGCCAAATCCGCTATCGAGCCCACCTGGACTTGGAGCTCGGAGAGCTTCCGGCGGTCCGGGGCGATCACGGCAAGCTGGTCCAGCTGGTGACCAATCTGCTGTTGAACGCGGCTCAGGCCTTCGACGAATCGCACCAGGAGCAGAACCGCATCCGCCTCCGAACCCGTGTCGAAGACGGCACCGTGCGCCTCGTCATTCGCGACAATGGAGCCGGCATTCCCGCTGCGCAGCTCGAGCGCATCTTCGAGCCGTTCTTCACCACCAAGAGCTCGCACTCCGCCACCGGTCTCGGGCTCGCCGTGAGCGCCGACATCGTGCGCCGCCACGGCGGCAAGATCACCGTCAAGAGCCGTGAGGGGCTGGGGAGTCGCTTCGACGTCGTGCTGCCCACGGCGCCGGTGGCGATCTCGTCGCGTCCGCTCACGGCGCCCGCGCAGCGCCCGCAGTTTCGGGCGCGCATCCTGCTGGTGGACGACGACGCCGCGGTCCTGCGTTCGCTCGGACGCGTGCTGTCGCGTCGCCACGACGTCGTCGCCGTGGATGGCGGCGCGGCTGCCCTCGCGCTGTTGCGGCGCGATAGTCACTTCGACGTGATCGTGTGCGACGTCATGATGCCGGACGTCGACGGCGTCGCCGTGTTCGACGCCCTGTCGGAGATCGCGCCGGAGCTTCGCCGCCGGACCATCTTCTGCACCGGCGGGGAATTCACGGCCCGCACCAAGAGCTTCTTGGCCGCCACGGATCGCACCGTGCTCATCAAGCCCGTGACGACGGAGGCGCTGACTTCGGCGATTGTGGACGTGCTGTCGCGGACGCAATCGATGCTGCCCAACACCGGCAACGATCCGTGA